Proteins from a genomic interval of Clostridium sp. 'deep sea':
- a CDS encoding GNAT family N-acetyltransferase, translating to MNQISLENRELQHVKKFYQESKDPHLQILFPFQKITLEQTIEQYENSLLPNATSFGKTIYVNNSYIGDVWCYGIDQVAKNCFLSIVIFNKNYWGKGIGAQVLRDFIELIKDKYSLIKISAFTFKANICSSKMLKKVGFKCIEEFEEEGTKSLYFELKI from the coding sequence ATGAATCAAATATCACTAGAAAATAGAGAATTACAACACGTAAAAAAATTTTATCAAGAATCAAAAGATCCACATTTGCAAATCCTATTTCCATTTCAAAAAATCACTTTAGAGCAAACAATAGAGCAATATGAAAATTCATTATTACCTAATGCCACAAGCTTTGGTAAAACAATTTATGTTAACAATAGTTACATAGGTGATGTTTGGTGTTATGGTATTGATCAAGTAGCAAAAAACTGCTTTTTAAGCATAGTTATATTTAATAAAAACTACTGGGGTAAGGGCATAGGGGCACAGGTGTTAAGGGACTTTATAGAACTAATTAAAGATAAATACAGCCTAATTAAAATAAGTGCCTTTACATTTAAAGCCAACATATGCTCAAGTAAAATGTTAAAAAAAGTAGGGTTTAAATGTATAGAAGAGTTTGAAGAAGAGGGAACTAAATCATTGTATTTTGAGTTAAAAATCTAA
- a CDS encoding class I SAM-dependent methyltransferase — MKNQQQVWNEVFKNIPLKTPKTDDWLEKYMFILKKHKHKLIVDLGCGFGNDSYYLSQRGFKTLACDFSQEALNRINTFMEKANVKLVDMQQPLPFQDGSVAIIISDLSLHYFSEKTTHAILKELKRVLIKDGAVICRVNSLKELEKNLKNSVGKKIEDNYYLIANKLKRYFNKDDVHKYFADFNIGEIYSYIMPRYNFDKQVLDFIALKK; from the coding sequence ATGAAAAACCAACAACAAGTATGGAATGAAGTGTTTAAAAACATACCACTAAAAACCCCTAAAACAGATGATTGGCTTGAAAAGTACATGTTTATTTTAAAAAAGCATAAACACAAACTAATAGTAGATTTAGGTTGTGGTTTTGGAAATGATAGTTATTACTTATCTCAAAGAGGGTTTAAAACATTGGCATGCGATTTTTCTCAAGAAGCCCTTAATAGAATAAATACATTTATGGAAAAAGCCAATGTAAAGTTAGTAGATATGCAACAGCCATTGCCATTTCAAGATGGGTCAGTAGCTATTATTATTAGTGACTTATCTTTACATTATTTTAGTGAAAAAACAACCCATGCTATTTTAAAAGAACTTAAAAGGGTTTTAATAAAGGATGGAGCAGTAATTTGTAGAGTAAATTCACTTAAAGAATTAGAGAAGAATCTAAAGAACTCTGTAGGTAAAAAAATAGAAGATAATTATTATTTAATTGCTAATAAATTAAAACGCTATTTTAATAAAGACGATGTACATAAATATTTTGCAGATTTTAATATTGGAGAAATTTATAGCTACATTATGCCAAGATACAACTTCGATAAACAGGTATTAGATTTTATAGCTCTTAAAAAGTAA
- a CDS encoding 4Fe-4S double cluster binding domain-containing protein, with amino-acid sequence MKSILRDIQSLNYKIAIIPIECLQEVAREINELKDNNNIGKLQNWIINEMYVLDYSSLSFKPKSIVLTAKKHDIKQIVFNYHGKKITDYLSLFNTKLKDSCTKVFKSYGYKLSYKFWLPSKRLAVKAGICEYGRNNITYVKGWGSFFEHASFFSDLEPPKNYVWRAVKNMDLCQKCKACISACPTSAIIKDRFLINPDYCISNFNEMGTEPFPDFIPKESHLSIVDCLICQKACPYNKAVLKAVNSTVEFNEMETELLLKGVPIDKLPTTLKDKVDILNMKWFYESIPRNLKALLYNAV; translated from the coding sequence ATGAAAAGCATTTTAAGAGACATACAAAGCTTAAATTATAAAATTGCGATAATACCCATTGAGTGTTTACAGGAGGTAGCGAGAGAAATAAACGAATTAAAAGATAATAATAATATTGGCAAACTTCAAAACTGGATAATTAATGAAATGTACGTTTTAGATTATTCATCTTTAAGCTTTAAACCAAAGTCTATTGTTTTGACTGCCAAAAAACATGACATAAAGCAAATTGTTTTCAATTATCATGGTAAAAAAATTACTGATTATTTAAGTTTATTTAACACTAAGTTAAAAGATTCTTGCACCAAGGTATTTAAAAGTTATGGTTATAAACTAAGCTATAAGTTTTGGTTACCTTCAAAACGTTTAGCAGTGAAAGCGGGCATTTGCGAATATGGTCGCAACAATATAACCTACGTTAAAGGTTGGGGAAGTTTTTTTGAGCACGCTTCATTTTTTAGTGATCTTGAACCCCCTAAAAACTATGTATGGCGAGCTGTAAAAAACATGGATTTATGCCAAAAATGTAAGGCCTGTATAAGTGCTTGCCCTACATCAGCTATTATAAAAGACCGATTTTTAATAAACCCAGATTATTGTATATCAAATTTTAATGAAATGGGCACAGAGCCTTTTCCAGATTTTATTCCTAAAGAGTCACACCTAAGCATAGTAGACTGTTTAATTTGCCAAAAAGCGTGCCCATATAATAAAGCTGTTTTAAAGGCTGTAAATAGTACAGTAGAATTTAATGAAATGGAAACAGAGTTGTTACTTAAAGGTGTACCTATAGATAAACTGCCAACAACCTTAAAAGATAAGGTAGATATACTTAACATGAAATGGTTTTATGAAAGTATACCTAGAAACTTAAAAGCTCTACTATATAATGCAGTGTAA